The window cggccgctgcgttGCCGACCCCAGGAtcggccgccgctggcggttTGTTGGCTCCCTCCCGGCGTTTGTCGCTCGCTCTAGTCTCTCTGCGCAAGCCGCATCATGCGGGGCTCCGCCGGCTGTCCAGCGCGgcaaggcgcggcgagggcgcggcttcgccgtttgccccagaagacgaggcgcgcgcgccgaggcagtCGTGCTTCACAGttctgccgcgcccgcccgacCCCGACATGCCTCAAGCGCCCAAGCGCGCGGGCGTTACACCATTGGCTCGCGGagccgacgcggacgcggacgGGCGCGCATCTGTCCCGTCGGcttccgcttcgtctccaGTCTCTGTTTTGCGGTCGCCCACGCAGGCGGATCTGTCGGGCGCGGGGAAATGCCCCACTGCGGCCTTCAagcctgcggcctctcgcgactcctttccgcttcctcccgcCGGATGGTCGCAGACGCCCCGCCCGtcctccggcgcgggcgctttGGAGAGTGCGTACCCCAATTTCGCTGCGCTGGACGTTCACCCGGTGCTGGTTGAGCGGctgaggcagctgcagattCACGccccgacggcgacgcagatcAGCGCGTTTCTGCTCATCGACAAGGGCCGGGACTGCGTGATCGTGGACCGAACCGGCACCGGCAAaacgctcgccttcctcctcccttTCCTCAACAAAATCTACAAACTCCACGACATTCTGCTTCTCGCCCAGCTTGAGCCGAGCCCCGCTCCCGGCGCGGCCATCcactgcggcgtcggcgcaggGGACCAGCCGACCAGCGCgaccgccggcgacgcgagcggagacagcccGAGCCCGTTGGGCGCGAGGCCCCCTGAACacgcggcttcttcttcgcctccgagcgcgaagaagtcAGTCGGGCGCATGCTCCAGGAGCAGCTGATGCGCCGCCAGGAGGAGGCTCTCGCTCGGCACGCTGCCCTCAGCCCGACGCCAACCGTCTGGGAAAAGCGAGCCGAGCTCTCGTCCGACGACGACagtgcggcgtcggcgctggaggacgcgttgagcgccgcgggcctgcaggcggACGTGCTGAACCCGCTTGGGGCCCTGAGGCCCGCCGTCCTCCTGCTGCCCACGCACGACATGGTCGCTGACGCGCTGCACATGCTTCGGCGGCTCGACGTCCTCGGCCGCCTGCAGATTCAGTGCCTcagcggcgtcgagcgcaACGTGCGAGAGCGGCTCGGCGCTGAggccgaggcagcggaggctcAGGCGgtccgcgagctgcggaggcacTTCGGGGGCGCAGGGGCCCAGgccccgcctgcggccgcatcGCGTGGCAAGGCCCTGGACGTGGAtgacgcgcagccggcggagcgccttgaggccgccgcagagagagagagggatcTAGGGAGAGCAGGGGAGTCGCGAGGCTgggaaggcgcgcgtcgccggcgagccgAAGAGGCGATGGAGAGCCGAGACGCtaagagagacgcggcggacgaagaTATGCGGGTGTGGCACGGTCAGGtcctccggcggccgcggctcacGGCGGACGGGGCGCTGCTCACCGAGACGCGGCCGTTCACTGAGAAAAGAGTGAAAAACATCCACGAAATTCGTCTCcgcggaagcgagcgcgcagGGCTGCAGGAAGTGTGGCGAAGTGAAGCCCTGCAGGTGGACGGCGCTCAGACGCAGCAAGACGAAGGGGAAGAGCCGCTCAGGGCCTCCGTCCGTCTCGTTGAGAGCAGGGAGCAAACCGGCGCGAGCGCACTGGAAACTGGGAAAGATCTCGAAGACAACAACCCCGCCTTTCAGGTCTGCAGCCTTCCCGTGCTCCACAAACCGAGGATCAGGTGCGTCAATAAGCGCtttcccttcttctcttGCCGTTGTGGCGCGCGTGCTTTCCCGCGTATCTTCCATCTGCTGTGTGCgtgttcgcctcctcttccttgAACTGCGTCTTTTGTGGCTGTGCGGGCCTTGGAAGGCGCGCCTCATGCGGCTCGTGGCATGCTCGCCGCAGTCGGCTGGggttcttctcctcgcgcacgcTTGTCTTCTCAGAAGGCGtgggccgcggcgcttctcagcCTACTCTGCGTTCTCCTGTTTCGGCCTCTCGCGACTATGGCCGCGTTCCTGCGTACAGTTCTGCGAAAATCCGAGGGATTCCTGCTAGAATGTTGGGGGCGATTGCTGCGCCGTGCTGGAGGGGAGGGGCCTCTATACATAGTCAGGTCGCCTAAGGAGTCGAGGTTGCActtccctctctcctgtctctgcatctgcttGCACTTGCTTGTCGTCGCATGCTGAGGCGGCCCGTTCCCGCCATCTGCGATTTTTTTTAtctcgtgtgtctctctgcgtctgatTTGCGTGGCGTACGCGTCGCTGGCTGCGGGGCTTttgggtttagggtttaggggtTAATCTCGCCGGTTTCTTTGCTGCGTCACCGCCGGttgtgtctctgcgcagaTGGGGGGCCGTCGACCTGGTGATCACCACTCCGCACCTGTTCCTGGAGGACCTCGAGCGGTTTCGCGGCGAGAATCTCCAGCCGTCGCTGCTGATCCTCGATGAAGTCGACGACCTCTTAcatgcgcgcggctcgcgcacgCTGCTGATGGACATTCTCGGCTACTGCAGGCCGCGTGTCCCCGTCCCGGTGCCGCACACCGCCAAGCCCCCGGTAGGTGGCCTTGCACTCGCGGACCTCCCGCCAGGAGACCTGGCGACCCAGACAAGCGTGTTAGCtgccctgcgtctgcgttcgCCCAACTGCATACCTCTGTCTTCGCTCTGCATCGCAGGGGCTTACACGGTCTTGTGGccggggagggggcgggagcGGGGTGTCGCCTTGGTGGGGGTTGGGCGGGAGCCCCCTTCTCCAGTTTCTCTGAAACGCTGATGCTTGGATGTTTTCCTGTCGTCCCTCTTAAGTTCTTCCTatcctcgcgctcgtcctGTTTGCCCTCCCTTCACTCGCGCATgttcgcttcttcttgcgGCGTCCGGCGCTCGCGTGGTCGCGCTAGGTTGCGTTTTCGAACTCTCGCCCTGCGTGTTTGTGTTCACCTGTATCCTCAGCTTCCGGAGTTCGAACCGTGTCAGGTCGTCTTCTCCGGCGCAACGCTCGCCTCCCTGGGGCCCTGCAGTCCCGGAGTGATGCTCATCGAGCGcttcggcagcgcctcggaggtctcgcccctcgcgcggcaccagctgcgcgacgaggtGAAGCAGCTGTGGATTCGCTTGAACGCGGAGCGGCTCGAAGAGctccaggcgctcgcgcggccgccgtggcgctcggcgcgtgcagaagaggaagaagaggaggacgacgcggcaggcgacggcgaggcggaggggcgaAGCCTGGCGACGGTGCTGGGTGAGAAGCGCCACATGCAGCACGAGCTGGCGAGTGCGCCGGACGCCGGGGGGcgccccgccggcgagggtgggcgccggcgccgcgttaAGGGAGGGCTGATAACTGGGACCGAGCTCGCGGAGCAGACCAAGACGGACTTCATTCTGCTCGGAGGCAACTTGCCGGTCTTCTTGCGTAGACGCCACCAGAAGCAGAGggccgaggcgcaggcgctggagactTCGACGCTCGTCGCAGAGTCGGGAGCCAACACGAACTCCAAGCGaaagctgcgcatgcaggtcTCGTGGGACCATCGGGTGGACATCTTGCTGGGGCTCTTGGCCGCGTTCCCTGTGGATCGAACCGTCGTTTTTGTGAACTCAGTCGACCGCTGCATCCGCCTCTTTGACTTCTTCCGGGACCGCGGCTGGCCAGTCGTCAGCTTCCACCGAAAAATGTCCATGAAGCACCGcacgcgcgccctcgcgcggctgatgttgccgccgcccgacgccgcagaggaggccgacgacgagggcgaagacgacgaggcccgAGGCGGCAGATGCGCACAGGAACTGAGCCCCGCCTCGCTCATGATCGCCACAGACTTGGCCTGCCGCGGGCTCGACCTGCAAGGCGTGCAACACGTCATCAACTTCGACTTCCCTAGCGACGCTCTCGCGTACATCCACCGCGCCGGCCGAACCTGTAAGTGCGACTCCACGTTAAACAGGCGCCACCTCGCCTCCTTTCGGTTCGCGCCTGGGTGCTGgctgcgacgctgcggcctccgccagACTGAGTGCAACTGCGTGCTCTCTCGGTCTGGTCTTCGCCTCGAACTTCGCCCTGGCTGTTCTGGCGGGGAGCGCCCTGAGTCCGCTGAGCTATTTggcgtacatatatatatgcaggtGCTCGTAAGGATTCGTGCTCATGTGAAGGCGGATTTGTGGAGGTACGCGGCGGCCTAGCAGCCGGCGCagtctcgtctgcctccatTCTTTTCCAGCTCTTGCGCCCCGTCCATGGCTCGTCCCTCACAACACTCGCTGAGCTTCCCGCCTGTCGCTTGGCGTCTTTTCGTTCACATATCCAGAAGACGGATGGAAGCATCACTACCGTCGCGTGTGGATCTGCGTGCCTTCACCTGTGCTTCAGGCCGTCGCCCGTCAAGGTCGCGCAGCGTCAGCGCGGACGATAACCCGTTCTGCTTGGTGAGCAACTTGAtcagcgacgacgacttcccgctcgcctcctcgctgtaTTTCCTTCagcaggagaagcagagTCTGGAGAAGACCTTCAGCCGAAAGGCCTCCTTCAAGGCGCGTTACAATCGGCACAGAGAGGCTGAGAAAAGGCGGAAGAAAGAGGctgagcgcgaggaggcactCGCGGTGGAgggcgcccgcgaagagagcgactcGGACGACGGCCAAAGCTCGGCTGGTTGCGCGGACGTCGACCAGCTGTGGAAGCAAATGTAtcggctctctctgcgaggAAATGCGTCAAGAGCTCGTGGAGAGGCCGGGAAGCACACGAGCGCGCGCCTTACGTCGCGGTcagcagggcgaggcgaggctgccggcgaaggaAGCGCATCAGGTGAGGCTTCAGGGGCACGGAGCCGAGACAGAGGTAGACGCTTGGGCCGCCTGAAGACGctcgacgaaggcggagacgaggcagaacTGAGCGCGCGagtggaggcgctgcagcggaacTATCGGCTAGTGAGTCGGCTGTTGGGAGGCGCCGTGTGGAGTGAGGACGGCAAGGTGGCGTGCATCGAGGCTCCGCGGTCGTTTTTCGATCTAGAAGATGAAAACGCGGACGAGGCAGGCCGAAAGGGCACGCGATTCAGTGCCTCACATGGCCGCGAGCCGGATCGTTTTTTGGGCTCGAGACTCGCcacccgcgggcgccgcacagGACCTGTGGGAGGGTCTCTCCACACCGACGCCTCGGATggcgaagcggcaggcgaaggcgccgaggccccGCACGGGGTGCGAGGCGGTCGCTGGCAAGCAGAGTCTCAAGCGAGTCCAGTCCCTGAGGAGATTGACCCGCCCGCGCGAAGCGACGGGCGCAGCAcgggcagctgcggccgcgcgctgcaaATGCGCGCGAAGCTCTTCGCTGATGACTcggatgaagaagaagcgtcTGCAGGGCTGCGGGGCGAGGGACTtggcgctggcgccgggGCTGCAGAGC is drawn from Besnoitia besnoiti strain Bb-Ger1 chromosome VI, whole genome shotgun sequence and contains these coding sequences:
- a CDS encoding DEAD/DEAH box helicase domain-containing protein (encoded by transcript BESB_065470) produces the protein MGTGRLRMIAPLRRRPRARWSLSTRAGVRGRAEAWWSWARPSLPTSSPASASAPSSCSSPLQPVSASQSSTCLSPLPGGLPSPVSFAVPPYSPPSSGLNCLLAVAPWAATVRPSSLSAASRSFSSAWASPCPPGEVSFPSAATSCAAAALPTPGSAAAGGLLAPSRRLSLALVSLRKPHHAGLRRLSSAARRGEGAASPFAPEDEARAPRQSCFTVLPRPPDPDMPQAPKRAGVTPLARGADADADGRASVPSASASSPVSVLRSPTQADLSGAGKCPTAAFKPAASRDSFPLPPAGWSQTPRPSSGAGALESAYPNFAALDVHPVLVERLRQLQIHAPTATQISAFLLIDKGRDCVIVDRTGTGKTLAFLLPFLNKIYKLHDILLLAQLEPSPAPGAAIHCGVGAGDQPTSATAGDASGDSPSPLGARPPEHAASSSPPSAKKSVGRMLQEQLMRRQEEALARHAALSPTPTVWEKRAELSSDDDSAASALEDALSAAGLQADVLNPLGALRPAVLLLPTHDMVADALHMLRRLDVLGRLQIQCLSGVERNVRERLGAEAEAAEAQAVRELRRHFGGAGAQAPPAAASRGKALDVDDAQPAERLEAAAERERDLGRAGESRGWEGARRRRAEEAMESRDAKRDAADEDMRVWHGQVLRRPRLTADGALLTETRPFTEKRVKNIHEIRLRGSERAGLQEVWRSEALQVDGAQTQQDEGEEPLRASVRLVESREQTGASALETGKDLEDNNPAFQVCSLPVLHKPRIRWGAVDLVITTPHLFLEDLERFRGENLQPSLLILDEVDDLLHARGSRTLLMDILGYCRPRVPVPVPHTAKPPLPEFEPCQVVFSGATLASLGPCSPGVMLIERFGSASEVSPLARHQLRDEVKQLWIRLNAERLEELQALARPPWRSARAEEEEEEDDAAGDGEAEGRSLATVLGEKRHMQHELASAPDAGGRPAGEGGRRRRVKGGLITGTELAEQTKTDFILLGGNLPVFLRRRHQKQRAEAQALETSTLVAESGANTNSKRKLRMQVSWDHRVDILLGLLAAFPVDRTVVFVNSVDRCIRLFDFFRDRGWPVVSFHRKMSMKHRTRALARLMLPPPDAAEEADDEGEDDEARGGRCAQELSPASLMIATDLACRGLDLQGVQHVINFDFPSDALAYIHRAGRTCRRPSRSRSVSADDNPFCLVSNLISDDDFPLASSLYFLQQEKQSLEKTFSRKASFKARYNRHREAEKRRKKEAEREEALAVEGAREESDSDDGQSSAGCADVDQLWKQMYRLSLRGNASRARGEAGKHTSARLTSRSAGRGEAAGEGSASGEASGARSRDRGRRLGRLKTLDEGGDEAELSARVEALQRNYRLVSRLLGGAVWSEDGKVACIEAPRSFFDLEDENADEAGRKGTRFSASHGREPDRFLGSRLATRGRRTGPVGGSLHTDASDGEAAGEGAEAPHGVRGGRWQAESQASPVPEEIDPPARSDGRSTGSCGRALQMRAKLFADDSDEEEASAGLRGEGLGAGAGAAERSLQRGVPRHAPPPTGRTEPWTEEDYDRFVVRRFQPVQGTRGRAGRGVDSRLAPMAHLQRKAAEMRTKMLMNNFGASDESFDEDLKV